The following DNA comes from Palaemon carinicauda isolate YSFRI2023 chromosome 22, ASM3689809v2, whole genome shotgun sequence.
gactctgagaaattaaGAAGCTATAGAGTGGTAGGTGAAACAAGGTATAATCTATCACCAATGTGATATTTTCCTAATGTGTTATTGAATTTAGTATTATGAAgtactattttcttatttttccatatttttctgtCTTTCACCATGGTAGATTAGAAAATATTCACTAAATAAGTAAAATAGATGAAAGCAGATATCTTTTTTATTGACTACCAGAGGCAAGGGTATGTTTCCTGTCCAGACTAAAATATGTAGTAGACTATTCCTTTGCCATAATTGTGCCACTTGGATATCTATTTATTTTGTCAGttgattaaatattaaataaatctcATTTGAAATTTCTCAACAGCAGAATGTAACGTCTACTGGACGTACTGTAGTGATAAATGAATTAGTTTTACTATGTTGAAGTGATTTTTTTCCACTAATTATAACAAGATATATTTGTAAACCCCATTACATCTTATTGCTTTGAGGATATGAAAAAACTTGGTGTACGATTAGGATATTCCTATATCATATTAGAGAGGTAAATTTTAACTTAGGGACaagctaaaaatattttattttttacagatttGTGCGACTTCCAGTATGTGCCCTTAATGACGGGAGAAGATGGTTATAGACAAGTCTGCATTTATAATGATCTTGTTCCAAGAGGAATGGAAAGTGCCAATTGGTTACATCAGCCTGCACCCTTGTACTTGCCACCTGCTGCTTTTACTCGCATGGACACACCACAGGATTATCGATATCGACGGGAAGCCAATAGCGACTCCAGATCAAAAATGCCACAGAATATTATTTGTCGCACTCGGCAGAGAAGGACACACTTCGctatttttcaaacttttaaagATGAAGATGTACCCAAGCATCCTCTTCAGGGAGCTATGTCACAGATTAGGGTAAAATTTATGGAGAATGCTCTTTATCAAGGTCTGAAAGAGGAATTTGATAAGCGACCAATTTGGTCAAAGAATGCCTTAAGAGTTCGTTTAGATTACACTAAGGATAAGCTCAAGTATCTTCTACCAACTCTGTCATACTACTTCCATACAGGGCCCTGGAGGAATCTTTGGGTCCGATTTGGTTATGATCCCCGTAAAGACCCAACTGCTTGGATATACCAAACCTTTGACTACCGCATAAGACAAGCAGGTGGTGTAAAAACAAAAGTAGAAGCCAAACGCAGTTATTCAAATtatgtcttgccttataaaagttCAAATGCATCTAGGAGAAAGACTTCCGTCATTCATTCCTTACATTTAGGTCAAGGGGGAGATGATGACAGTGAGACAAACAGAGATTCTGAAAAGAACTTGGAAGAGCTATATATATTCAGACCAGGTATGATTCCACCATACAGGCAGATGTTTTACCAGTACTGTGATATTCAGGTACCTGAAATACAAAAGCTTTTAGAAGACTCTATTCTAACTGGAGCAAATAAAGTATGTTCCGAGAAACATGGTTGGTTACCATCAGGTGTAGAAGCCAAGTGTCGTGATATTATTTCTCGT
Coding sequences within:
- the l(2)37Cd gene encoding general transcription factor 3C polypeptide 5 encodes the protein MTSESSTSGSGKLRQFVCIEYPGLVNNVDNMVETLGGIEKISEVYCEDNRRMELRFRPNDVYCKPTCGERHNSTALLIRVIRRKKKKKLKSEEDPLEGIYNETSLQAGDSSSTIRSELVGIIHTTYKFNNLCDFQYVPLMTGEDGYRQVCIYNDLVPRGMESANWLHQPAPLYLPPAAFTRMDTPQDYRYRREANSDSRSKMPQNIICRTRQRRTHFAIFQTFKDEDVPKHPLQGAMSQIRVKFMENALYQGLKEEFDKRPIWSKNALRVRLDYTKDKLKYLLPTLSYYFHTGPWRNLWVRFGYDPRKDPTAWIYQTFDYRIRQAGGVKTKVEAKRSYSNYVLPYKSSNASRRKTSVIHSLHLGQGGDDDSETNRDSEKNLEELYIFRPGMIPPYRQMFYQYCDIQVPEIQKLLEDSILTGANKVCSEKHGWLPSGVEAKCRDIISRLIEKTLAERTAQGQGLDEEELRSNSDTDSPTEGNSTEEEIN